From a region of the Ignavibacteria bacterium genome:
- a CDS encoding PqqD family protein codes for MFKKNKATNINLLELTPVRINNHEQVDGLVNILIPKFKKEFMKKFIPKNKSKDIRVKLDELGSAAWLAIDGSKKVLSIVEELKLKFGDKIEPAVDRVSQFINGLYANNLLYFKELRKEK; via the coding sequence ATGTTTAAGAAAAATAAAGCTACTAATATTAATCTGCTGGAACTTACTCCTGTACGAATCAATAATCATGAGCAGGTTGACGGGCTTGTGAATATACTTATTCCTAAATTTAAAAAAGAGTTCATGAAGAAATTTATCCCTAAAAATAAATCTAAAGATATAAGGGTCAAACTCGATGAACTCGGCTCTGCTGCTTGGCTCGCAATTGACGGCAGCAAAAAAGTTCTTTCTATCGTTGAAGAACTTAAGCTAAAATTCGGTGATAAGATTGAACCCGCAGTCGATAGAGTCTCGCAGTTCATAAATGGCTTATATGCAAATAATTTATTATACTTTAAAGAACTAAGAAAGGAAAAATAA